The Papaver somniferum cultivar HN1 chromosome 3, ASM357369v1, whole genome shotgun sequence genome includes a region encoding these proteins:
- the LOC113355174 gene encoding uncharacterized vacuolar membrane protein YML018C-like, giving the protein MSREASRWVLGLFYLFAVALIWVASNFIVQSVISGGASPFLITYVCNSLFTLCIPVFEIYRYFEDSPLKLRFWGSSNEINSDHMLKVSDSVGVPLLTNTNDLMLDEQDVDKQLDAKGRWNRIRTAKVSLLLCPFWFLAYLTFNLSLKYTTVTSITILSNTSSLFAFLLSLCFLGEKFTWTKLISILLCMGGSVIVSVGDMESGLNETAIKPLLGDILSVVSASLYASFICIFRKQIPVDDAESGRVSIIQLYGYLGLLNTLIFLPVVVLLHFTKLEQLNSLSWSQTGLIVCKGLIDNVLGDYLWAKAVLLTTATVATAGLTIQVPMAAGIDAIRGRAPNLMDYVGALVIMAGFAGINIRESENENGVPIDESYNSLPVSKI; this is encoded by the exons ATGAGTAGGGAAGCTTCAAGATGGGTTTTAGGTTTGTTTTACTTATTTGCAGTCGCATTAATCTGGGTTGCTTCTAATTTTATTGTACAATCAGTTATATCCGGTGGAGCTTCACCATTTCTAATCACTTACGTATGTAATTCATTGTTTACTTTATGTATTCCTGTTTTTGAAATTTATCGTTATTTTGAGGACTCTCCATTAAAACTACGGTTCTGGGGTTCTAGTAATGAAATCAATAGTGATCATATGCTAAAGGTGAGTGATTCAGTGGGAGTACCTCTTTTGACGAACACAAATGATTTAATGCTCGATGAACAAGATGTGGATAAACAATTGGATGCAAAAGGGCGGTGGAATCGTATAAGAACGGCTAAAGTTAGTTTGTTACTATGCCCATTCTGGTTTCTGGCTTACCTCACTTTTAATCTGTCACTCAAGTATACTACTGTAACG TCGATTACGATCTTAAGCAACACGTCTAGCCTCTTTGCATTTTTGTTGTCTCTGTGTTTCTTAGGGGAGAAATTTACATGGACTAAGCTTATCAGTATTCTGTTGTGCATGGGAGGATCGGTAATTGTTAGTGTTGGTGATATGGAATCAGGGTTAAATGAAACTGCTATTAAGCCTCTCCTTGGAGATATTCTTTCTGTTGTCTCAGCTAGTTTATATGCTAGCTTCATTTGTATTTTTCGTAAACAAATTCCGGTTGATGATGCGGAAAGTGGCCGCGTAAGTATTATACAATTGTATGGATATCTTGGATTGCTAAACACCTTGATTTTTCTACCGGTCGTGGTTTTGCTGCATTTTACAAAGTTGGAGCAGTTGAATAGTCTTAGCTGGAGCCAGACAGGGCTTATTGTCTGTAAAG GTTTAATCGATAACGTGCTTGGAGATTATTTATGGGCAAAAGCTGTTTTACTAACAACAGCAACGGTGGCAACAGCCGGTCTTACAATTCAAGTGCCTATGGCTGCTGGTATTGACGCAATAAGAGGTCGTGCACCAAATCTGATGGATTACGTTGGAGCTCTAGTAATCATGGCTGGATTTGCTGGTATAAACATCCGTGAATCTGAAAATGAGAATGGTGTTCCAATTGATGAGAGTTACAACTCATTGCCAGTAAGTAAGATATAA